The proteins below are encoded in one region of Myxocyprinus asiaticus isolate MX2 ecotype Aquarium Trade chromosome 13, UBuf_Myxa_2, whole genome shotgun sequence:
- the msl1a gene encoding male-specific lethal 1-like 1 has translation MTMRSTVFTSGAHRLDASLIELSKKQAGAHESPAGLKKESREFTTHVLSTIHNSAHHHHHPNSIAKTSCQSLLCSPDQSPAGECIGQEENWEKLESLTLPSAKQMGAEGFPVKSKSLFCQASHNHVGKMDPMVSNGSNQRRDGGPVGGVAVTGVPSPENSPDGKRRNVRKGPSLVDTQTSCIRQILLLQLELIEQQQKQLHTKSKEIDDLKAEKEMLMARIERMERRLQMVRKDGGESRPSQTPRRREPEAESTASDEVQHAEGQVNTLKQMHYGRGGKCLKRRFLFQDSQMGRARRGQPKSPLPQKGPSLKEECQEEMGPELQSQSEELPYLATTEMYLCRWHQPPPSPWRDSSPVHEDTVAVPSWRKSIIEPLDQKDVSDIPESLDDNVFLKRHAKLELDEKRRKRWDIQRIREQRMFQRLQQRMNNRRKVIAESEPELHSFYPDPEDVESIMMTPFLPVVAFGRPLPNLKQQNFDLPWLDERSRCRTEVTKKKTPHRTCRK, from the exons ATGACTATGCGATCCACTGTGTTCACGAGTGGAGCACACAGACTGGATGCAAGCCTGATAGAGCTCAGCAAAAAACAAGCCGGAGCCCATGAATCCCCGGCTGgcctgaagaaggaaagccgtgagTTCACCACCCATGTGCTGAGCACAATCCATAACAGTgcacatcatcatcaccatcctAACAGCATAGCAAAGACCAGCTGTCAGAGTTTGTTGTGCAGCCCCGACCAATCTCCAGCAGGGGAGTGCATCGGGCAGGAGGAGAACTGGGAGAAGCTGGAGTCCTTGACACTCCCGTCAGCCAAGCAGATGGGGGCCGAAGGTTTCCCAGTCAAGAGCAAATCACTGTTTTGTCAGGCCAGTCACAACCACGTGGGGAAGATGGATCCCATGGTATCAAATGGCAGCAACCAGCGGAGAGATGGAGGGCCGGTGGGGGGTGTGGCAGTCACGGGGGTCCCCTCACCAGAGAACAGCCCTGATGGGAAACGTCGGAATGTGCGAAAAGGCCCCAGCCTTGTGGACACGCAGACCAGCTGCATTCGACAGATCCTGCTGCTGCAACTGGAACTGATTGAACAGCAGCAGAAACAGCTGCACACCAAGAGCAAAGAGATTGATGACCTCAAAGCTGAAAAAGAGATG CTTATGGCTCGGATTGAACGCATGGAACGTCGGCTGCAGATGGTGAGGAAAGACGGAGGAGAATCTCGTCCTTCTCAGACACCTCGCCGTAGGGAACCTGAGGCAGAGAGCACTGCCTCAGATGAGGTCCAGCATGCTGAGGGACAGGTCAACACCCTAAAACAAATGCACTATGGAAGAGGAGGAAAATGCCTGAAAAG GAGATTTCTTTTCCAGGACTCCCAGATGGGTAGGGCACGGCGTGGGCAGCCCAAGTCACCACTACCACAGAAGGGCCCATCTCTGAAGGAGGAATGTCAGGAGGAGATGGGGCCTGAATTACAGTCACAATCAGAGGAACTGCCCTACCTGGCTACCACTGAGATGTACCTATGCCGTTGGCATCAGCCACCCCCGTCGCCATGGCGAGACTCCTCCCCTGTGCATGAGGACACAGTTGCAG TTCCTTCCTGGCGAAAGAGCATCATAGAGCCTCTGGATCAGAAAGATGTATCGGACATCCCTGAA AGTCTGGACGATAATGTCTTTCTGAAGCGTCATGCAAAGCTTGAACTGGATGAGAAGAGAAGGAAAAG gtgGGATATCCAGCGTATTCGTGAGCAGAGGATGTTCCAGCGTTTGCAGCAAAGGATGAACAACAGGAGGAAGGTCATTGCGGAAAGTGAACCAGAGCTGCACTCCTTCTATCCAGATCCTGAAGATG TGGAGTCTATTATGATGACACCTTTCCTGCCAGTGGTGGCTTTTGGAAGACCTCTTCCGAACCTGAAGCAGCA aaattttgACTTGCCATGGCTGGATGAACGCAGTCGATGCCGGACAGAGGTGACCAAGAAAAAGACACCTCATCGAACGTGTCGCAAATGA